The genomic DNA GCTCGTCGCCTACGGCATGGTGATCTGCGTCGGTGTGAGCCTGCTCGCGCGGGCCACCTTCCCGCGCTGGTACTGGCTGACCTTCAACGCCGGCACGCTGTTCGGCGTCGGCTTCTGCACCTGGCTGCAGTTCCAGTCGCTGTACCGGATCAACTCGCTGTGCCTGTGGTGCTCGCTGGCGTGGGTCGCCACGATCCTCATGTTCTGGTACGTGACCTCGTTCAACGTCCGCAACGACTTCCTGCCCGCGCCCCGCTGGCTGAAGAGCTTCTTCGGCGAGTTCACCTGGGTGCTGCCGGTCATGCACATCGGGATCATCGGCATGCTGATCCTGACGCGCTGGTGGGACTTCTGGACCGGCTGACCCCCGCCGGATCCCCGGGGCTTCCCGGCCCCGGCGGGATTGTCAGTGGCGTGACATAGGGTTTTGCGAGTGGAGCCCGACCTGTTTACCGCCGCAGCAGAAGAACGCCAGGAGAAGGACCCGTCCAGCAGCCCCCTGGCGGTGCGGATGCGCCCGCGCACCCTCGACGAGGTCGTGGGTCAGCAGCATCTGCTGAAGCCGGGCTCACCCCTGCGCAGACTGGTCGGGGAAGGCAGTGGAGGCCCGGCCGGACCGTCCTCGGTGATCCTCTGGGGCCCGCCCGGCACCGGCAAGACGACCTTGGCGTACGTGGTCTCCAAGGCCACCAACAAGCGCTTCGTGGAGCTGTCGGCGATCACCGCGGGCGTGAAGGAGGTGCGCGCGGTCATCGACGGCGCCCGCCGCGCCACCGGCGGCTTCGGCAAGGAGACCGTCCTCTTCCTCGACGAGATCCACCGCTTCAGCAAGGCCCAGCAGGACTCCCTGCTCCCGGCCGTCGAGAACCGCTGGGTGACGCTGATCGCCGCGACCACGGAGAACCCGTACTTCTCGGTGATCTCCCCGCTCCTGTCCCGCTCCCTGCTCCTCACCCTCGAACCGCTCACCGACGACGACCTGCGCGGACTGCTGCGCCGGGCGCTCACCGACGAGCGCGGTCTCAAGGAGGCCGTCACCCTCCCCGCCGACACCGAGGAACACCTGCTCCGGATCGCCGGCGGAGACGCCCGCCGCGCGTTGACCGCCCTGGAGGCCGCGGCCGGCGCGGCACTCGACAAGGGCGAGCCGGAGATCGGCCTCCAGACCCTGGAGGAGACCGTCGACCGCGCCGCCGTGAAGTACGACCGCGACGGCGACCAGCACTACGACGTGGCGAGCGCGCTGATCAAGTCCATCCGCGGCTCGGACGTGGACGCCGCGCTGCATTATCTGGCCCGGATGATCGAGGCCGGCGAGGACCCCCGCTTCATCGCCCGGCGCCTGATGATCTCCGCCAGTGAGGACATCGGCCTGACCGATCCCCACGCGCTGCCGACGGCGGTCGCCGCCGCCCAGGCCGTCGCCATGATCGGCTTCCCGGAGGCCGCCCTCACCCTCAGCCACGCGACGATCGCCCTCGCCCTGGCGCCGAAGTCCAACGCCGCGACCATGGCGATCGGCGCCGCCATGGAGGACGTACGCAAGGGCCATGCGGGACCCGTGCCGCTCCACCTGCGGGACGGGCACTACAAGGGCGCGGCCAAGCTCGGGCACGCCCAGGGGTACGTGTACCCGCACGACCTGCCCGAGGGCATCGCCGCCCAGCAGTACGCCCCGGAGGAGCTCAAGGACCGGGAGTACTACACACCCACCCGGCACGGCGCCGAGGCGCGCTACGCGGACGCGGTGGAGTGGACCAGGAAGCACCTCGGTCGAGGACGGCCCTGATCGCCCTGTACGATGGCTCGCAGCGCTGAGTCCCGTGTCCGACTCCGGTCGACATCACCAAACGGGACATCCAGCCGGAGCCCCCGCCTCACCGCGGGGATTCCAGGAGCGTCGCGCACCGTCGAAGGTGTCGCGGGCAGCCCACCACCACCCGGTACCGGGATCGGTCGGTGGGCCACTCGCGTGCTGCACGTATGTGCCCAGACCAGGGAGCGGCTGCCCGGCAGGTCCGCAAGGACCCGCGGGGTTTCCCAGGCTGCGGATGCGACCTCCTTTAACTCTGGTGAGCCGAATCCAGGAAAGAGAAAAAGACAGTGGCGAATCAGTCCCGCCCCAAGGTCAAGAAGTCGCGTGCCCTCGGCATCGCGCTGACCCCGAAGGCCGTCAAGTACTTCGAGGCCCGCCCCTACCCGCCGGGCGAGCACGGCCGCGGCCGCAAGCAGAACTCGGACTACAAGGTCCGTCTGCTCGAGAAGCAGCGTCTGCGCGCGCAGTACGACGTGTCCGAGCGCCAGCTCGTCCGCGCCTACGAGCGTGCCGCCAAGACGCAGGGCAAGACCGGTGAGGCCCTGGTCATCGAGCTCGAGCGCCGTCTCGACGCGCTGGTCCTGCGTTCGGGCATCGCCCGCACGATCTACCAGGCCCGCCAGATGGTCGTCCACGGCCACATCGAGGTCAACGGCCAGAAGGTCGACAAGCCGTCCTTCCGCGTCAAGCCGGACGACGTCGTCATGGTGCGTGAGCGCAGCCGTCAGAAGCCGCTGTTCGAGGTTGCCCGTGAGGGTGGCTTCGCCCCCGACGGCGAGACCCCGCGCTACCTCCAGGTGAACCTCCGCGCCCTGGCCTTCCGCCTGGACCGCGAGCCGAACCGCAAGGAGATCCCGGTGATCTGCGACGAGCAGCTCGTCGTCGAGTACTACGCCCGCTGATTCTTCGGCGGACGCAGCACCACCTTCGCGTCAGCCCGTCGTCTCCCCGCCCTTCGTGGTGGGCGAGCCGGCGGGCTGACGCATGTCCGGGACCGTAATGCGGTACGGAGCGGCCGCCCCGGCGCGATAGGCTCGGGCAACGACTTTCGATGTTCAGGCATGATCCAGGGAGCGGGTGCACACAGTGTCCGGTGGAGAGGTGGCCGGGATCCTGGTGGCCGTCTTCTGGGCGATCCTGGTCTCCTTCCTCGCCGTCGCGCTGGCGAGGCTGGCCCAGACGCTCAAGGCGACCACCAAACTCGTCGCGGACGTGACCGACCAGGCGGTGCCGCTCCTCGCGGACGCCTCGACGGCCGTGCGCTCCGCCCAGACCCAGATCGAGCGGGTCGACGCCATCGCCTCGGACGTCCAGGAGGTCACGTCGAACGCGTCGGCGCTGTCGACCACCGTCGCCTCCACCTTCGGCGGCCCCCTGGTCAAGGTCGCGGCGTTCGGCTACGGCGTGCGCCGGGCGCTCGGCAGCCGCCGCGAGAACGTGCCCCCCAAGACGCCCCGGCGTACCGTGATCGTGGGCCGCCCCGTCCCGTCCGCGCGACGCGAGAAGCGGGACAACCGGAATAAGAGGGACTGACGCAGCGATGTTCCGCCGTACGTTCTGGTTCACCGCGGGCGCTGCCGCCGGTGTGTGGGCCACCACCAAGGTCAACCGCAAGCTCAAGCAGCTGACGCCCGAGAGCCTCGCCGCGCAGGCCGCGAACAAGGCGATCGAGGCGGGCCACAAACTCAGGGACTTCGCACTCGACGTCCGCGACGGCATGGCCCAGCGGGAGGCCGAGCTCGGCGAGGTGCTCGGGATCGACGCGGACCCCGAACTCCCGGGCCCGCGGCGCATCGCCGCCATCGAGAACAGCAACAACCCGAAGTACAGCAAGGACCCGAGGTACGTCGAGAGGTCGACGTACTCGCACAACCGGAATGAGGACCACTGATGGAGTCGGCCGAGATTCGCCGCCGCTGGTTGAGCTTCTACGAGGAGCGCGGTCACACCGTCGTCCCCTCGGCGTCGCTCATCGCGGACGACCCGACTCTGCTCCTGGTTCCCGCGGGCATGGTCCCCTTCAAGCCGTATTTCCTCGGTGAGGTCAAGCCGCCGTGGCCGCGCGCCACCAGCGTGCAGAAGTGCGTGCGCACGCCCGACATCGAAGAGGTCGGCAAGACCACGCGCCACGGCACGTTCTTCCAGATGTGCGGCAACTTCTCCTTCGGCGACTACTTCAAGGAAGGCGCCATCACCTACGCCTGGGAGCTGCTCACCACGCCCCAGGACAAGGGTGGTTACGGGCTCGACCCGGAGCGCCTGTGGATCACGGTCTACCTCGACGACGACGAGGCCGAGACCATCTGGCGCGACAAGATCGGCGTCCCGGCCGAGCGCATCCAGCGCCTCGGCAAGAAGGACAACTACTGGTCCATGGGCGTCCCCGGCCCCTGCGGCCCGTGCTCCGAGATCAACTACGACCGCGGCCCCGAGTTCGGCGTCGAGGGCGGCCCGGCCGTCAACGACGAGCGGTACGTGGAGATCTGGAACCTGGTCTTCATGCAGTACGAGCGCGGCGAGGGCACCTCGAAGGACGACTTCGAGATCCTCGGCGACCTGCCGCAGAAGAACATCGACACCGGCCTCGGCATGGAACGCCTCGCCATGATTCTGCAGGGTGTGCAGAACATGTACGAGATCGACACCTCCATGGCCGTCATCCAGAAGGCCACCGAGCTGACCGGCGTCGAGTACGGTGCCGCCCACGGCTCCGACGTCTCGCTGCGCGTGGTCACCGACCACATGCGTACGTCCGTGATGCTCATCGGTGACGGCGTCACGCCGGGCAACGAGGGCCGTGGTTACGTGCTGCGCCGCATCATGCGCCGCGCCATCCGCAACATGCGTCTGCTCGGCGCCACCGGTCCGGTCGTCAAGGACCTCGTCGACGTCGTGATCGCGATGATGGGCCAGCAGTACCCGGAGCTCATCTCCGACCGTCAGCGCATCGAGACGGTGGCCCTCGCCGAGGAGGCCGCCTTCCTCAAGACGCTGAAGGCCGGCACGAACATCCTCGACACCGCCGTCACGGAGACCAAGGCCTCCGGCGGCCAGGTCCTGCCCGGCGACAAGGCCTTCCTGCTCCACGACACCTGGGGCTTCCCGATCGACCTCACCCTCGAAATGGCCGCCGAACAGGGCCTTTCCGTGGACGAGGACGGCTTCCGCCGCCTGATGAAGGAGCAGCGGGAGCGCGCCAAGGCCGACGCCCAGTCCAAGAAGACCGGCCACGCCGACCTCGGTGCCTACCGCGAGATCGCCGACGCCGCCGGCGAGACCGACTTCATCGGCTACACGCAGACCGAGGGCGAGTCCACGATCGTCGGCATCCTCGTCGACGGTGTCTCCTCGCCCGCCGCCACCGAGGGCGACGAGGTCGAGATCGTCCTGGACCGCACCCCGTTCTACGCCGAGGGCGGTGGCCAGATCGGCGACACCGGCCGCATCAAGGTGGAGAGCGGCGCGATCATCGAGGTCCGCGACTGCCAGAAGCCGGTCCCGGGCGTGTACGTCCACAAGGGCGTCGTCCAGGTCGGCGAAGTCACCGTCGGAGCCAAGGCCCAGGTCTCCATCGACGTCCGCCGTCGCAAGGCCATCGCCCGCGCCCACTCGGCCACGCACCTCACGCACCAGGCCCTGCGCGACGCCCTCGGCCCGACGGCCGCCCAGGCCGGTTCCGAGAACCAGCCCGGCCGCTTCCGCTTCGACTTCGGCTCCCCGTCGGCGGTACCCACGACCGTGATGACCGACGTCGAGCAGCAGATCAACGAGGTGCTCGCCCGCGACCTGGACGTCCAGGCCGAGGTCATGAGCATCGACGAGGCCAAGAAGCAGGGCGCCATCGCCGAGTTCGGCGAGAAGTACGGCGAGCGCGTGCGGGTCGTCACCATCGGCGACTTCTCCAAGGAGCTGTGCGGCGGTACGCACGTCCACAACACCGCTCAGCTGGGCCTGGTGAAGCTGCTCGGCGAATCCTCCATCGGCTCCGGTGTGCGCCGTATCGAAGCCCTGGTCGGCGTCGACGCGTACAACTTCCTCGCCCGGGAGCACACGGTCGTCGCCCAGATCCAGGAGCTGGTCAAGGGCCGTCCGGAGGAGCTGCCGGAGAAGGTCTCCGCCATGCTCGGCAAGCTGAAGGACGCCGAGAAGGAGATCGAGAGGTTCCGCGCGGAGAAGGTGCTCCAGGCCGCCGCCGGTCTCGTCGACTCCGCCAAGGACGTCCGCGGAATCGCGCTGGTCACCGGCCAGGTCCCGGACGGCACGACCGCCGACGACCTGCGCAGGCTGGTCCTCGACGTGCGCGGCCGCATCCAGGGCGGACGGCCCGCCGTGGTCGCCCTGTTCACCACGGTGGGCGGGAAGCCGCTGACGGTCATCGCCACCAACGAGGCCGCCCGTGAGCGCGGTCTCAAGGCCGGCGACCTGGTCCGTGCGGCCGCCAAGACCCTTGGCGGCGGCGGTGGCGGCAAGCCGGACGTAGCCCAGGGCGGCGGCCAGAACCCCGCCGCCATCGGGGAGGCCATCGACGCCGTCGAGCGCCTGGTCACCGAGACCGCCAAGTAAGAGACGGTAGTGGGTATGCGCAGAGGACGTCGGCTCGCGGTCGACGTCGGGGACGCCCGCATCGGGGTCGCCTCGTGCGACCCCGACGGGATCCTCGCGACGCCGGTGGAGACGGTCCCGGGGCGTGACGTTCCGGCCGCTCATCGCCGGTTGAAGCAACTCGTCGAGGAGTACGAACCGATCGAGGTCGTCCTCGGGCTCCCTCGCTCCCTCAAGGGGGGCGAGGGCCCGGCCGCGGTCAAGGTCCGCGCCTTCGCCCAGGAGCTCGCCCGCGTGATCGCACCGGTCCCGGTGCGGCTCATGGACGAGAGGATGACCACAGTGACGGCCAGTCAGGGACTGCGCGCCTCGGGCGTGAAGTCCAAGAAGGGCAGGTCCGTCATCGATCAGGCGGCCGCTGTGATCATTCTTCAGCAGGCGTTGGAATCCGAACGGGTGTCAGGTAAAGCTCCCGGTGAGGGCGTCGAAGTGGTCATCTGATCGCGATACGGTAACGTTCCGCGCGATGCGGCGGTGTTCGAACAGTCGCCGCACAGCAGAAGAGGCGGAACGGAGGCGGTGCCACAAGCGCCGTACGACCGCCGCCTCGCGGCTCTAGGGGATCGATGACTGAGTATGGCCGGGGCCCAGGCTCCGAACCGTGGCATCCGGAGGACCCGTTGTACGGGGACGGCGGATGGGGAGGACAGGAGCCCCACGCGGCCCAGTCCGCCTACGGCGGCCAGCCGCAGCACTATCCGCAGCAGCCGCAGCAGCAGTACGGCGACTGGGGCAACGGCCAGCAGGCCGGGTACGACCAGGGCGGGCAGCAGTACGAGCAGCAGTACGCGGACCAGGGGCAGCAGTACCCCCAGCAGAACGCGGCCCAGCAGCAGTACCAGCAGCACGCCGCCCAGGGGCAGCAGCACAACCCCCAGAATCACCAGCAGCACGACCCTCAAGGTCAGCAGCAGCACAACCCCCAAGGTCAGCAGCAGTATGCCGACCAGACTCATCAGCAGTACGGCAACGGCGGCTGGGAGACCGGGGCGCACCCCCAGGTCCCGTATGCCGCCGATCCGGCCGACCCGTACGGGGGGCAGCCCGCCGCGTACAGCGGTGAGCAGCCCGACTTCTACGGCACGCCCGACGCCTACCCGCCCCCGGAGCCGCCCGGTCGGCGCCGCGCCGAGCCCAAGCCCGAGCCCGAGCCGGAGACCGACTGGGACCCGGGCCCCGATGAGGGAGAACACGCCTTCTTCGCGGGCGGCGGCGACGATGACGACGACCTCGACGACGAGGCCAAGGGCCGCGGCGGACGAGGTGACCGCCGTGGCCGTGGCGATGGCAAGGCAAAGAAGCGCCGCAACGGATGCGCCTGCCTGGTGGTCGTGCTGGTGTTCGGCGGTGGCCTCGGCGGTGTCGGGTACTACGGCTGGCAGTTCTACCAAAATCGTTTCGGCGCGGCACCCGACTACGCGGGGGACGGGACGGGCGAGCAGGTGACCGTCGTCATCCCGAAGGGTGCCTTCGGGTCGGTGATCGGCCAGAAGCTGGAGGAGGCCGGGGTCGTCAAGAGCGCCGGGGCCTTCGTCTCCGCTCAGGCGACGAATCCCGACGGGGACAAGATCCAGCCGGGCGCGTACACGCTCAAGAAGGAAATGTCCGCGAAGAGCGCCGTCGAGCTCATGCTCAGCCCCAAGAGCAAGAACAACCTGACGGTCTACGAGGGCCAGCGCAACGCGCGGGTCTACACCGCGATCGACACGCGTCTCGGAGTCAAAAAGGGAACCACCAAGGGCGTCGCCGAGAAGGAATGGTCGACCCTCGGGC from Streptomyces avermitilis MA-4680 = NBRC 14893 includes the following:
- a CDS encoding vitamin K epoxide reductase family protein codes for the protein MSKTRVKNVSTEPEAADTPRTVGGSRAFGLLLVITGAAGLLAAWVITIDKFKLLENPNFVPGCSLNPVVSCGNIMKSEQASAFGFPNPMLGLVAYGMVICVGVSLLARATFPRWYWLTFNAGTLFGVGFCTWLQFQSLYRINSLCLWCSLAWVATILMFWYVTSFNVRNDFLPAPRWLKSFFGEFTWVLPVMHIGIIGMLILTRWWDFWTG
- a CDS encoding replication-associated recombination protein A codes for the protein MEPDLFTAAAEERQEKDPSSSPLAVRMRPRTLDEVVGQQHLLKPGSPLRRLVGEGSGGPAGPSSVILWGPPGTGKTTLAYVVSKATNKRFVELSAITAGVKEVRAVIDGARRATGGFGKETVLFLDEIHRFSKAQQDSLLPAVENRWVTLIAATTENPYFSVISPLLSRSLLLTLEPLTDDDLRGLLRRALTDERGLKEAVTLPADTEEHLLRIAGGDARRALTALEAAAGAALDKGEPEIGLQTLEETVDRAAVKYDRDGDQHYDVASALIKSIRGSDVDAALHYLARMIEAGEDPRFIARRLMISASEDIGLTDPHALPTAVAAAQAVAMIGFPEAALTLSHATIALALAPKSNAATMAIGAAMEDVRKGHAGPVPLHLRDGHYKGAAKLGHAQGYVYPHDLPEGIAAQQYAPEELKDREYYTPTRHGAEARYADAVEWTRKHLGRGRP
- the rpsD gene encoding 30S ribosomal protein S4, producing the protein MANQSRPKVKKSRALGIALTPKAVKYFEARPYPPGEHGRGRKQNSDYKVRLLEKQRLRAQYDVSERQLVRAYERAAKTQGKTGEALVIELERRLDALVLRSGIARTIYQARQMVVHGHIEVNGQKVDKPSFRVKPDDVVMVRERSRQKPLFEVAREGGFAPDGETPRYLQVNLRALAFRLDREPNRKEIPVICDEQLVVEYYAR
- a CDS encoding DUF948 domain-containing protein; the protein is MSGGEVAGILVAVFWAILVSFLAVALARLAQTLKATTKLVADVTDQAVPLLADASTAVRSAQTQIERVDAIASDVQEVTSNASALSTTVASTFGGPLVKVAAFGYGVRRALGSRRENVPPKTPRRTVIVGRPVPSARREKRDNRNKRD
- a CDS encoding DUF6167 family protein, coding for MFRRTFWFTAGAAAGVWATTKVNRKLKQLTPESLAAQAANKAIEAGHKLRDFALDVRDGMAQREAELGEVLGIDADPELPGPRRIAAIENSNNPKYSKDPRYVERSTYSHNRNEDH
- the alaS gene encoding alanine--tRNA ligase, with translation MESAEIRRRWLSFYEERGHTVVPSASLIADDPTLLLVPAGMVPFKPYFLGEVKPPWPRATSVQKCVRTPDIEEVGKTTRHGTFFQMCGNFSFGDYFKEGAITYAWELLTTPQDKGGYGLDPERLWITVYLDDDEAETIWRDKIGVPAERIQRLGKKDNYWSMGVPGPCGPCSEINYDRGPEFGVEGGPAVNDERYVEIWNLVFMQYERGEGTSKDDFEILGDLPQKNIDTGLGMERLAMILQGVQNMYEIDTSMAVIQKATELTGVEYGAAHGSDVSLRVVTDHMRTSVMLIGDGVTPGNEGRGYVLRRIMRRAIRNMRLLGATGPVVKDLVDVVIAMMGQQYPELISDRQRIETVALAEEAAFLKTLKAGTNILDTAVTETKASGGQVLPGDKAFLLHDTWGFPIDLTLEMAAEQGLSVDEDGFRRLMKEQRERAKADAQSKKTGHADLGAYREIADAAGETDFIGYTQTEGESTIVGILVDGVSSPAATEGDEVEIVLDRTPFYAEGGGQIGDTGRIKVESGAIIEVRDCQKPVPGVYVHKGVVQVGEVTVGAKAQVSIDVRRRKAIARAHSATHLTHQALRDALGPTAAQAGSENQPGRFRFDFGSPSAVPTTVMTDVEQQINEVLARDLDVQAEVMSIDEAKKQGAIAEFGEKYGERVRVVTIGDFSKELCGGTHVHNTAQLGLVKLLGESSIGSGVRRIEALVGVDAYNFLAREHTVVAQIQELVKGRPEELPEKVSAMLGKLKDAEKEIERFRAEKVLQAAAGLVDSAKDVRGIALVTGQVPDGTTADDLRRLVLDVRGRIQGGRPAVVALFTTVGGKPLTVIATNEAARERGLKAGDLVRAAAKTLGGGGGGKPDVAQGGGQNPAAIGEAIDAVERLVTETAK
- the ruvX gene encoding Holliday junction resolvase RuvX, yielding MRRGRRLAVDVGDARIGVASCDPDGILATPVETVPGRDVPAAHRRLKQLVEEYEPIEVVLGLPRSLKGGEGPAAVKVRAFAQELARVIAPVPVRLMDERMTTVTASQGLRASGVKSKKGRSVIDQAAAVIILQQALESERVSGKAPGEGVEVVI
- the mltG gene encoding endolytic transglycosylase MltG; amino-acid sequence: MTEYGRGPGSEPWHPEDPLYGDGGWGGQEPHAAQSAYGGQPQHYPQQPQQQYGDWGNGQQAGYDQGGQQYEQQYADQGQQYPQQNAAQQQYQQHAAQGQQHNPQNHQQHDPQGQQQHNPQGQQQYADQTHQQYGNGGWETGAHPQVPYAADPADPYGGQPAAYSGEQPDFYGTPDAYPPPEPPGRRRAEPKPEPEPETDWDPGPDEGEHAFFAGGGDDDDDLDDEAKGRGGRGDRRGRGDGKAKKRRNGCACLVVVLVFGGGLGGVGYYGWQFYQNRFGAAPDYAGDGTGEQVTVVIPKGAFGSVIGQKLEEAGVVKSAGAFVSAQATNPDGDKIQPGAYTLKKEMSAKSAVELMLSPKSKNNLTVYEGQRNARVYTAIDTRLGVKKGTTKGVAEKEWSTLGLPDWANTDKDIKDPLEGFLYPSTYPVSKGMKPKDVLKEMVNLAKDKYAALGIQAKAKDLNLKNPLQVLTVASLVQSEGNSKNDFEKVARVVYNRLKPDNTETYGLLDFDSTVNYLRGESKLATGSVNDLRKINDPYNTYKIKGLPPGPISNPGDVAINAALNPAKGNWYYFVSISADKTLFAETNEEQNRNREKYLEEQKNGQ